One Bacillota bacterium DNA segment encodes these proteins:
- a CDS encoding PAS domain-containing protein, which translates to MGVVSTIEGRCRRCYSCVRNCPVKAIKVENGQAKVVDEFCISCGHCVRVCSQDAKYIQDDRDAALRLASTGRAVLILAPSFVAEFSNHDPGVVVAAGHLLGFPRVVEVAWGAERVTQEYIKFLGESPRSRGTIATPCPAVVNLVQKRFPNLIPRLAPIVSPMIATGKMIRALWGQDTPVVFVGPCVAKKSEVGDYSVSGAVDLALTFREFRQLLDQCGIRLDRLSPEPPDAFHPRLGRLYPISGGLLKSAAIQADILENDIVVVEGKDNCLEFLELMSKKKIDPEFVDMLFCEGCINGPIMTTPLVGHARRKIVVDFVRQRDKSTISSPGYISQGDFPEIDARRSFRDQSVKLQHPTELQIREILAELGKTRPEDELNCGACGYPTCREKAIAVFRGLAENKMCLPYLISELEKTNEELAALKDYNKNIVDSIAEGIIVVDSNCVITTFNDAGGRVTKLSQGRGPVLNSPLDLALPKLGTEEFMKILRNTIESGEPAQLANHNYDFNGESITVNIKIYPLRNGSGTKHGAVIITEDVTERIKLENQLRQADKLSALGQMAAGVAHEINTPLTIISGYTELLLRELKALGVQGATEKLKMVSEEVDRIAEIVRNLLRFARPSKISSDHCSVNECVRRTLALVERQMAYRGIALEMHLCDSEPVVIADAGELEQLFLNIVLNAIQAMPSGGYLRVASSTADSRSGSGGPQVSIEFQDTGCGIPGENLTRIFDPFFTTKEVGKGTGLGLSVSYGIVQKYGGSISVASKLGKGTTFIVRLPLSAG; encoded by the coding sequence GTGGGTGTCGTTTCTACTATTGAGGGAAGATGCAGGAGATGTTATTCCTGCGTCAGGAATTGCCCTGTTAAGGCCATAAAGGTTGAGAACGGCCAGGCCAAAGTGGTAGATGAATTCTGTATTTCTTGTGGCCATTGTGTGAGGGTCTGTTCCCAAGACGCGAAATATATACAGGATGATAGGGATGCTGCTCTCCGTCTGGCCTCGACCGGCAGGGCTGTGCTGATTCTGGCCCCGTCATTTGTAGCCGAATTCTCGAATCATGATCCGGGTGTCGTGGTGGCTGCCGGACACCTCTTGGGTTTTCCTCGGGTGGTGGAAGTTGCCTGGGGAGCAGAAAGGGTGACTCAGGAATACATCAAATTCCTGGGAGAGTCGCCTCGCTCCCGCGGGACCATCGCCACGCCATGTCCGGCTGTGGTCAACCTGGTGCAAAAGCGTTTCCCCAACCTCATACCACGGCTCGCTCCGATAGTATCTCCTATGATAGCCACCGGCAAGATGATCCGTGCCCTGTGGGGCCAGGATACGCCGGTGGTCTTCGTAGGCCCCTGTGTCGCAAAAAAGAGCGAGGTCGGGGATTATAGCGTATCTGGGGCCGTAGATCTAGCGCTGACTTTCCGTGAATTTCGGCAGCTTTTGGATCAATGTGGCATCCGTTTGGATAGGCTTTCGCCGGAACCGCCTGATGCTTTTCATCCGAGGCTTGGCCGTCTTTATCCGATTTCCGGGGGGCTATTGAAAAGCGCCGCCATTCAAGCCGATATCCTTGAGAACGATATCGTAGTAGTCGAGGGTAAGGATAATTGCCTTGAGTTTCTTGAATTGATGTCGAAAAAGAAAATAGACCCGGAATTCGTAGATATGCTCTTTTGTGAGGGGTGCATCAATGGCCCTATAATGACAACCCCTCTGGTCGGGCATGCAAGGCGAAAGATTGTTGTAGATTTTGTCAGGCAGAGAGATAAATCTACTATTTCTAGCCCCGGATATATTTCTCAGGGGGACTTCCCAGAAATTGACGCCAGGAGAAGCTTCCGCGATCAGAGTGTCAAGCTGCAGCATCCGACTGAATTGCAGATCCGCGAGATCCTGGCTGAATTGGGCAAGACCCGTCCAGAAGATGAGCTAAATTGCGGCGCGTGTGGCTATCCTACCTGCCGTGAAAAGGCAATCGCTGTGTTCAGAGGACTGGCTGAAAACAAGATGTGCCTGCCGTACCTCATCAGCGAGCTTGAGAAGACAAATGAGGAACTTGCCGCGCTCAAGGATTACAATAAAAACATTGTGGATAGCATAGCGGAGGGCATCATTGTGGTGGATTCCAACTGCGTCATAACGACATTCAATGATGCCGGCGGTAGAGTCACGAAGTTGAGCCAGGGCAGGGGTCCGGTGCTCAATTCCCCCCTGGACCTTGCCTTGCCCAAGCTGGGCACAGAAGAGTTCATGAAAATCCTCAGAAATACCATCGAGAGCGGCGAGCCTGCCCAGCTAGCCAACCATAATTATGATTTCAATGGAGAGTCAATCACTGTCAATATAAAGATCTATCCCTTACGGAATGGATCCGGAACGAAGCATGGGGCCGTGATAATCACGGAAGATGTGACCGAGAGGATAAAGCTTGAAAACCAGCTTCGCCAGGCGGATAAACTCTCAGCCCTGGGACAGATGGCGGCAGGCGTCGCTCATGAGATCAATACTCCCCTTACAATCATTTCTGGTTATACCGAGCTTCTCCTCAGGGAACTAAAGGCATTGGGTGTGCAAGGGGCAACGGAGAAACTCAAGATGGTTTCTGAGGAGGTTGACCGTATAGCGGAAATCGTCCGAAACTTACTGAGGTTCGCAAGGCCTTCTAAGATTTCATCTGATCATTGCAGTGTAAACGAATGTGTCAGACGCACCCTTGCGCTGGTGGAGAGGCAAATGGCTTATAGAGGAATAGCGCTTGAGATGCACTTATGTGATTCTGAGCCTGTAGTGATAGCAGATGCAGGCGAACTCGAGCAGTTATTTCTAAATATCGTCTTGAACGCAATACAGGCCATGCCTTCCGGCGGGTACCTCCGGGTTGCCAGCAGCACGGCAGATAGCAGGTCAGGCTCTGGCGGTCCCCAGGTATCAATTGAATTTCAAGATACAGGATGCGGTATACCAGGGGAAAATCTTACCCGGATATTTGATCCGTTCTTTACCACGAAGGAAGTCGGAAAGGGAACGGGCCTTGGGCTTTCTGTAAGCTATGGCATAGTGCAGAAATATGGGGGCAGCATTTCCGTTGCGAGCAAATTAGGCAAGGGCACCACATTTATCGTGAGACTCCCGCTATCTGCTGGTTGA
- the nuoF gene encoding NADH-quinone oxidoreductase subunit NuoF, protein MEKFYRAHVLVCGGAGCVSSGCKAVENALRTEIANQGLEEEICVVVTGCIGSCDLGPVMVIYPEGVFYRKVRPEDVKDIVEEHLLKGRPVERLMYRASNHEAIPQLDEIGFFTKQRKVVLRNCGIIDPENIEEYIARDGYEALARVLTEMTPEEVIDIVKKSGLRGRGGGGFPTGLKWEFCAKATGRPKYVVCNADEGDPGAFMDRSVLEGDPHNVLEAMAIAGRAIGSSQGYIYVRAEYPLAIQRLKVAIKQARDYGLLGKDIFGTGFDFDVEIRVGAGAFVCGEETALLQSIEGKRGMPRPRPPFPANEGLWGKPTLINNVETYANIPAIILNGWEWFAGIGTERSKGTKVFALAGKIANTGLVEVPMGTTLREIVYDIGGGILGGKKFKAAQTGGPSGGCIPAEFLDTPMEYDTLIKLGAMMGSGGLIVMDEGTCMVDIAKFFLQFTQDESCGKCIPCREGTRAMLDILTRITEGNGREGDIELLENLAKTVKNTALCGLGQTAPNPVLSTIRYFRNEYEAHIRDKKCPAGVCSALVRYEIIQDKCKRCGLCRRQCPVNAIEEVPEAELVSVGVGSKADTGSAGAAKSRRMPLVINQDRCIKCGACMKECRFQAIARH, encoded by the coding sequence ATGGAGAAATTTTACAGGGCACATGTCCTGGTCTGCGGTGGGGCCGGGTGCGTGTCCTCAGGGTGTAAGGCTGTGGAAAACGCGCTCAGAACTGAGATCGCCAATCAAGGGCTTGAAGAGGAAATATGCGTGGTTGTCACGGGTTGCATAGGATCATGCGATCTAGGCCCGGTCATGGTCATTTATCCTGAAGGCGTATTCTATAGGAAAGTCCGCCCCGAGGACGTGAAGGATATCGTGGAGGAACACCTCCTCAAGGGAAGGCCTGTGGAACGATTGATGTATCGCGCGTCAAACCATGAGGCCATACCACAACTGGATGAAATCGGATTTTTCACGAAGCAGCGGAAAGTCGTGCTCAGGAATTGTGGGATCATCGATCCGGAGAATATCGAGGAGTATATCGCGCGTGATGGTTACGAGGCTCTTGCTCGTGTGCTGACGGAAATGACCCCTGAGGAAGTCATCGATATCGTCAAGAAGTCGGGTCTCAGGGGCCGTGGCGGCGGGGGATTCCCCACAGGTCTCAAATGGGAATTTTGCGCTAAAGCTACTGGGAGACCTAAGTATGTAGTGTGTAATGCAGACGAAGGCGACCCGGGAGCATTCATGGACAGGAGCGTTCTTGAAGGCGATCCACATAATGTGTTGGAGGCTATGGCGATAGCAGGAAGAGCCATTGGTTCGAGCCAGGGCTATATATATGTAAGAGCCGAATATCCGCTGGCGATACAGAGACTGAAGGTAGCGATCAAGCAGGCTCGTGACTATGGGCTATTAGGAAAGGACATATTCGGGACGGGTTTTGACTTTGATGTAGAGATAAGGGTAGGAGCTGGGGCTTTTGTATGCGGTGAGGAGACTGCCTTGCTGCAATCTATCGAAGGCAAACGCGGAATGCCTCGTCCAAGGCCGCCTTTCCCTGCAAATGAAGGGCTATGGGGCAAGCCCACGCTGATCAATAATGTTGAAACTTACGCAAATATACCTGCCATAATTCTCAATGGGTGGGAGTGGTTCGCAGGCATTGGGACAGAAAGAAGCAAGGGGACTAAGGTGTTCGCCCTTGCCGGCAAGATCGCCAACACAGGGCTAGTTGAAGTGCCCATGGGCACTACCTTGCGGGAAATTGTCTACGATATCGGCGGCGGCATCCTCGGAGGAAAGAAATTCAAGGCGGCTCAAACCGGAGGTCCTTCAGGTGGATGTATTCCAGCAGAATTTCTAGATACGCCCATGGAATACGATACCCTCATCAAGCTAGGGGCAATGATGGGATCTGGTGGACTCATCGTCATGGACGAGGGAACTTGCATGGTAGACATAGCAAAGTTCTTCTTGCAGTTTACGCAAGACGAATCTTGTGGGAAATGCATCCCTTGTCGGGAAGGGACCAGGGCGATGCTTGATATCTTGACCCGCATCACTGAAGGCAACGGTCGTGAGGGGGATATAGAGCTCCTCGAAAACCTTGCCAAGACTGTGAAGAACACCGCCCTTTGCGGACTCGGCCAGACAGCGCCGAATCCAGTGCTGAGCACCATCAGGTACTTCCGTAATGAATATGAGGCTCACATCAGGGATAAGAAATGCCCTGCCGGGGTGTGCAGCGCTCTGGTGCGCTATGAGATCATTCAAGATAAATGCAAGCGGTGCGGCCTATGCCGGAGACAGTGCCCGGTAAACGCCATAGAAGAGGTTCCTGAGGCTGAATTGGTGAGTGTGGGCGTTGGTTCCAAGGCTGACACAGGCTCAGCTGGCGCCGCGAAGTCCCGCCGTATGCCGCTAGTGATCAATCAGGACCGCTGCATCAAATGCGGCGCCTGCATGAAAGAGTGCAGGTTCCAGGCCATTGCGCGGCACTAA
- a CDS encoding (2Fe-2S) ferredoxin domain-containing protein yields the protein MKDSMRIEQGGDNMRSLSDLERIRQGAIQQLNPRVVDKSPRVTFIVHMGTEGIAAGARDVLLAILDELKSRRVYDCRVTQTHFTGFGLRPPVLDIIIPGRHVETYSGVTPDNARQIVNDILTQARAAVG from the coding sequence ATGAAAGATTCAATGAGAATTGAGCAAGGCGGCGATAATATGCGTTCCTTATCAGATCTAGAGCGGATAAGGCAGGGAGCCATACAACAGCTTAACCCGAGAGTTGTTGATAAATCCCCCAGGGTCACCTTCATTGTTCATATGGGCACTGAGGGCATAGCTGCTGGGGCCAGGGATGTGCTCCTTGCGATTCTTGATGAGCTGAAATCCAGGCGCGTATATGATTGCCGGGTGACGCAGACGCACTTTACCGGGTTCGGCCTTAGGCCGCCTGTACTAGACATCATCATCCCAGGACGCCATGTCGAGACGTATTCGGGTGTGACTCCTGATAATGCTCGACAGATAGTGAACGACATATTGACTCAAGCTCGGGCGGCCGTGGGTTAG
- a CDS encoding sigma-54-dependent Fis family transcriptional regulator, protein MCDFLEIVLKEEGYDISSSTSGEDALNRISQEEFDVVVTDLMMPGIDGMKLLERVKQISPDTTLIMITGFSTVESAVEAMKKGAFDYLPKPFKIDEIKVVIRKALDQRRILAENRRLRDELRAVRGRSAKLIGNSEKMQQVYALIEKVAKSDSNVLIRGESGTGKDLVARAIHEASHRADKPYLSINCAALPETLLESELFGHAKGAFTGATTSKRGLLEEADSGTIFLDEIGDTSIAFQAKLLRFLQDREFLRVGETTPHKVDVRVIVATNKDLEGAIAKGAFREDLYYRLNVITISLPPLRERVDDIPVLAKYFAGKIWQRTGRGPTRFSEEAMAALMAYKWPGNVRELENAVERAMILGEGATIELKDLPEAVRKATAEGETPAQEDAAGDAKPGLGVDTSKELPFKEAVLEFERRLILSALEETGWIQARAAERLGIKKTTLSEKMKRLGIRERGDGVQSLG, encoded by the coding sequence ATGTGTGATTTTTTGGAGATAGTCCTCAAGGAGGAAGGATATGATATTAGCTCCAGCACATCCGGCGAGGATGCGCTAAACCGGATTTCGCAGGAGGAATTCGATGTCGTAGTGACAGATCTCATGATGCCAGGCATAGATGGCATGAAGCTCCTGGAAAGAGTAAAGCAGATTTCTCCTGATACTACGCTCATAATGATCACCGGCTTTTCTACGGTTGAGAGCGCTGTTGAGGCCATGAAGAAGGGAGCCTTCGACTATTTACCTAAGCCTTTTAAAATTGACGAGATCAAAGTTGTCATCAGAAAGGCCCTCGATCAGAGGAGGATCCTGGCTGAAAATCGCAGGCTTCGTGATGAATTGCGCGCTGTACGGGGCAGATCAGCCAAATTGATCGGCAACAGTGAAAAGATGCAGCAGGTTTATGCACTGATAGAGAAGGTAGCGAAGTCGGACAGCAATGTCTTGATACGTGGTGAAAGCGGTACAGGCAAGGATTTGGTCGCACGGGCGATTCATGAGGCCAGCCATAGGGCAGATAAGCCATACTTGAGCATCAACTGTGCTGCTTTGCCTGAGACCCTCCTGGAGTCTGAACTCTTTGGTCATGCTAAAGGCGCATTTACTGGTGCCACCACCTCCAAGCGCGGGCTTTTGGAAGAGGCTGATTCCGGCACAATATTCCTGGATGAAATCGGAGATACCAGCATCGCATTTCAGGCAAAGCTGCTCAGGTTTCTACAGGATCGGGAATTTCTGCGTGTGGGTGAGACTACTCCCCACAAGGTGGACGTAAGGGTTATTGTCGCGACAAACAAGGACCTAGAGGGAGCCATTGCGAAAGGGGCTTTCAGGGAAGACTTGTATTACCGGTTGAACGTGATTACTATAAGCCTTCCACCGCTCAGAGAGCGGGTGGATGATATCCCAGTTCTGGCTAAATACTTCGCCGGGAAGATATGGCAGAGGACGGGCAGGGGGCCAACAAGGTTTTCAGAAGAAGCAATGGCTGCCCTCATGGCCTATAAATGGCCAGGAAATGTGCGGGAACTTGAGAATGCTGTAGAGAGGGCCATGATCCTGGGGGAAGGCGCCACCATTGAGCTCAAGGATCTGCCTGAGGCAGTCCGAAAAGCCACGGCAGAGGGAGAGACTCCTGCCCAGGAGGACGCGGCAGGCGACGCGAAGCCTGGTCTTGGGGTTGATACTAGCAAGGAACTCCCCTTCAAAGAGGCCGTCCTCGAGTTTGAAAGGAGATTGATACTCTCTGCCCTCGAGGAGACTGGGTGGATTCAGGCCAGGGCTGCTGAACGTTTGGGTATCAAGAAGACTACATTGAGTGAGAAGATGAAGCGGCTTGGCATTAGGGAAAGAGGCGATGGCGTCCAAAGTCTTGGATAG
- a CDS encoding 2Fe-2S iron-sulfur cluster binding domain-containing protein: MAKIKLTIDGREIEVEKGSTILEAAREAGIDIPTLCYHPAVGPSGACRVCVVEVEGAKSLVASCVYPVAEGMVVRTNSPQVRDARRMVVELLISTHPQDCLSCDKNGKCELQALARRLGVKEVRFRAQKPHHKPDTSSVSILRDSDKCILCGRCVTMCRDIQGIGAISFAYRGRRTLITPSFEHGIGESDCVNCGQCSKVCPVGAIVEQDETEAVWHALDNRNLKTVVQVAPAVRAALGEEFGLPAGTSVTGKLARALHLLGFDAVFDTQFAADLTIMEEGHEFLERLKSGHDLPLLTSCSPGWIKYCETFHPEFLDHISTCKSPQQMMGAVIKSYYARLKGLKPEEIFSVSVMPCTAKKYEARRPEMNASGVRDVDAVLTTRELAKMIRLAGIDFVNLEDDDFDSPLGESSGAGTIFGVTGGVMEAALRTVYEMVTKKTLDAIDFTQVRGFAGVKEAEILVGSARVRVAVVHGLGNAGKFLESLRSSGDRYHFVEVMACPGGCIMGGGQPASLDADIAQKRASVLYREDIGKAVRKSHDNMAVRKIYEEFLGEPGSEIAHRLLHTSYVARGRAAAQELAVLAGYVAGA; this comes from the coding sequence ATGGCGAAGATCAAATTGACTATAGATGGTCGAGAAATAGAAGTTGAAAAGGGGAGCACCATACTTGAGGCTGCCAGAGAGGCCGGCATCGATATCCCTACCCTTTGCTACCATCCGGCGGTAGGGCCTTCAGGAGCATGCAGAGTATGCGTCGTTGAAGTTGAAGGGGCAAAGAGCCTTGTGGCATCCTGTGTCTATCCTGTAGCCGAGGGAATGGTTGTAAGGACCAACTCTCCCCAGGTCAGGGATGCCAGACGGATGGTGGTGGAGCTTCTGATTTCCACTCATCCACAGGATTGTCTCAGCTGCGACAAGAATGGAAAATGCGAATTGCAGGCGCTGGCCCGCCGGCTGGGTGTGAAGGAAGTAAGATTCAGGGCGCAGAAGCCGCACCATAAACCTGATACATCTAGCGTTTCAATACTACGTGACTCTGATAAGTGCATCCTCTGCGGTCGTTGTGTGACCATGTGCAGAGATATCCAGGGCATAGGCGCCATAAGTTTCGCGTATCGCGGGCGCCGGACCCTCATTACTCCTTCATTCGAACATGGGATAGGAGAGAGCGACTGTGTCAATTGCGGTCAGTGTTCAAAGGTCTGCCCGGTCGGCGCGATAGTTGAACAAGATGAGACAGAGGCTGTTTGGCATGCTCTCGATAATCGAAATCTGAAGACTGTTGTCCAGGTCGCCCCTGCCGTGCGGGCAGCGCTGGGTGAGGAATTTGGACTTCCAGCCGGGACTTCTGTTACCGGCAAGCTTGCCAGGGCGCTTCACCTTTTGGGATTCGACGCTGTATTTGACACCCAGTTTGCGGCTGATCTCACCATCATGGAGGAAGGTCATGAATTTCTCGAAAGGCTGAAGTCAGGTCACGATTTGCCGCTCCTCACTTCTTGTAGTCCGGGATGGATCAAGTATTGTGAGACATTTCATCCGGAATTTCTGGATCACATCTCTACATGTAAGTCCCCTCAACAGATGATGGGGGCGGTGATCAAGTCGTATTACGCCAGGTTGAAAGGGCTCAAGCCCGAGGAAATCTTCAGCGTCTCGGTCATGCCATGCACCGCTAAGAAATATGAAGCTAGACGTCCGGAAATGAACGCCTCTGGCGTCAGGGATGTAGATGCCGTGCTCACTACACGTGAGTTGGCCAAGATGATACGACTAGCGGGAATAGATTTTGTAAATCTCGAAGATGACGATTTCGACTCGCCTTTGGGTGAGTCTTCAGGTGCCGGCACCATCTTTGGGGTAACGGGCGGCGTAATGGAAGCGGCTCTCAGGACTGTCTATGAAATGGTCACAAAGAAGACCCTAGATGCCATTGACTTTACTCAGGTCAGAGGATTTGCGGGCGTGAAGGAAGCAGAAATATTGGTCGGTTCCGCTAGAGTGAGAGTCGCCGTTGTCCATGGCCTGGGCAATGCAGGAAAGTTCCTCGAGAGTCTAAGATCCAGCGGCGATCGCTATCATTTTGTAGAGGTAATGGCTTGCCCTGGGGGCTGCATAATGGGAGGAGGCCAGCCTGCTTCACTTGATGCGGATATCGCTCAGAAGAGGGCTTCGGTTCTCTATCGTGAGGATATAGGCAAGGCTGTCCGGAAATCCCATGATAACATGGCTGTGCGCAAGATATACGAGGAATTCCTGGGTGAGCCTGGCAGTGAAATAGCTCACAGGCTGCTCCATACTTCATATGTCGCCCGCGGCCGTGCGGCGGCGCAGGAGCTGGCCGTTCTAGCGGGCTATGTGGCTGGGGCATAA